The Haloplanus salinarum genome includes a region encoding these proteins:
- a CDS encoding precorrin-8X methylmutase, which translates to MTDDDYADLGATTEQAMDIAETSMDIVRSFVPTETLNDRLRAKAVHSTGSPDFQHLMRFQNDPVVAGARAVLDERPIVTDITMVKSGITGRGHDCRVRKAIGNGTELAAETGMTRTAASVLELDREGVYDGAIAVVGNAPTGALALCDCIEDGTRPAVVVATPVGFVKAADSRKRVRSVAAEHGVPAVTNVGTRGGSGLGAALVNELIHVARDVREGDVTLPGDE; encoded by the coding sequence ATGACTGACGACGACTACGCCGACCTCGGCGCGACGACGGAGCAAGCGATGGATATCGCGGAGACGAGCATGGACATCGTCCGTTCGTTCGTCCCCACGGAGACGCTGAACGACCGGCTGCGGGCGAAGGCGGTCCACTCGACCGGCTCCCCGGACTTCCAGCATCTCATGCGGTTCCAGAACGACCCCGTGGTCGCGGGCGCCCGGGCCGTCCTCGACGAGCGGCCCATCGTGACGGACATCACGATGGTCAAGTCGGGGATCACGGGGCGGGGTCACGACTGTCGGGTGCGGAAGGCCATCGGCAACGGGACGGAACTGGCCGCCGAGACGGGGATGACCCGGACGGCGGCCTCGGTCCTCGAACTCGACCGCGAGGGGGTCTACGACGGCGCCATCGCCGTCGTCGGCAACGCCCCCACCGGCGCCCTGGCGCTCTGTGACTGCATCGAGGACGGCACCCGGCCGGCCGTCGTCGTCGCGACGCCCGTGGGGTTCGTCAAGGCGGCCGACAGCCGCAAGCGGGTGCGCTCTGTCGCCGCGGAGCACGGGGTCCCCGCCGTCACGAACGTCGGCACCCGCGGCGGGAGCGGCCTCGGCGCGGCGCTCGTGAACGAACTGATCCACGTCGCCCGCGACGTCCGTGAGGGCGACGTGACACTCCCCGGCGATGAGTGA
- a CDS encoding cobalt-precorrin-7 (C(5))-methyltransferase, with protein sequence MSEDYDLDAGPDPAAVAAATPEPDPDALDDPVHAVGIGPGNPDYLTRRGARAIREADVVVGFETVVDFVADGTEADLLTCGYADEAATLSVFADRVAAGDHGTAVLMGDPNHSGYQFLGKVERAVDAPVTVVPGISSLQVAASRARTPMEDAAFVTLHKSGDLDPDLDRLVDAVGDRHLLVLPRPFDWMPGDVADLLVESGADPALDALVFEHLTHPEERVTRTTLGDLRGSAGGGDRESTPYSDLSVLVVRADP encoded by the coding sequence ATGAGTGAGGACTACGACCTCGACGCCGGCCCGGACCCGGCGGCGGTCGCCGCCGCGACGCCGGAGCCGGACCCCGACGCCCTCGACGACCCGGTTCACGCCGTCGGGATCGGTCCCGGCAACCCGGACTACCTCACCCGCCGGGGCGCGCGGGCGATCCGCGAGGCGGACGTCGTCGTCGGCTTCGAGACGGTCGTCGACTTCGTCGCCGACGGGACCGAGGCCGATCTGCTCACCTGTGGCTACGCCGACGAGGCGGCGACGCTGTCGGTGTTCGCGGACCGCGTGGCCGCCGGCGACCACGGGACGGCCGTCCTGATGGGCGATCCGAACCACTCGGGCTACCAGTTCCTCGGCAAGGTCGAACGGGCCGTCGATGCGCCCGTGACCGTGGTGCCGGGAATCTCGTCGCTCCAGGTCGCCGCGAGTCGGGCACGGACGCCGATGGAGGACGCCGCGTTCGTCACCCTCCACAAGAGCGGCGACCTCGACCCTGATCTCGACCGCCTCGTCGACGCCGTCGGCGACCGACACCTGCTCGTGCTCCCGCGGCCGTTCGACTGGATGCCCGGCGACGTCGCCGACCTGCTCGTCGAGTCGGGCGCCGATCCCGCGCTCGACGCGCTCGTGTTCGAACACCTGACACACCCGGAGGAGCGGGTGACACGGACGACACTCGGCGACCTCCGCGGATCGGCGGGCGGGGGCGACCGCGAGTCGACACCGTACTCCGACCTCTCCGTGCTCGTCGTGCGGGCCGACCCATGA
- a CDS encoding cobyrinic acid a,c-diamide synthase, giving the protein MKGVVLGGTKSGVGKTVATLAVLRALAADGYDVQPAKAGPDFIDPSHHEAVTDTPSRTLDLWLEGREGLRRNYARGDGDVCVVEGVMGLYDGDRSSTAMVAEALDLPVVLVVDAKAGMESVAATAHGFREYATHAGRDVDVVGVIAQRAHGGRHESGIREALPDDLAYLGRIPPREDLEIPERHLGLHMGAEAPLDGDALDAAAAGIRTDRLLDLARTPPRTAPAPVGGPTGARIAVARDAAFGFVYPATVERLRDRATVVTFSPLAGDDLPACDGVYLPGGYPELHAADLEASPTTDALAAAAAEGTAVLGECGGLMALAESLTTTEGERHAMAGVLPADVRMHDRYQALDHVELRARRDTLTAAAGDRRRGHEFHYSSATVDDDARFAFDVVRGSGIDDERDGLVEHRTLGTYCHLHAESGAIDAFVARAVED; this is encoded by the coding sequence ATGAAAGGAGTCGTCCTCGGCGGCACGAAGTCGGGCGTCGGCAAGACCGTCGCGACCCTCGCGGTCCTCCGTGCCCTGGCGGCCGACGGCTATGACGTCCAGCCGGCGAAGGCCGGCCCCGACTTCATCGATCCGAGCCACCACGAGGCCGTGACGGACACCCCCTCCCGGACCCTCGACCTGTGGCTCGAAGGTCGCGAGGGTCTGCGCCGTAACTACGCGCGCGGCGACGGGGACGTCTGCGTCGTCGAGGGGGTGATGGGCCTCTACGACGGCGACCGGTCGAGCACGGCGATGGTCGCCGAGGCTCTCGATTTGCCGGTGGTGCTCGTCGTCGACGCGAAAGCGGGCATGGAGAGCGTCGCCGCGACGGCCCACGGCTTCCGCGAGTACGCCACCCACGCGGGCCGGGACGTCGACGTCGTCGGCGTGATCGCCCAGCGTGCCCACGGCGGCCGCCACGAGTCGGGGATCCGGGAGGCCCTGCCCGACGACTTGGCCTACCTCGGCCGGATCCCGCCCCGCGAGGACCTGGAGATTCCGGAGCGACACCTCGGGCTCCACATGGGCGCGGAGGCGCCACTGGACGGTGACGCCCTCGACGCCGCCGCGGCGGGCATCCGGACGGATCGGCTGCTGGACCTGGCGCGGACGCCGCCGCGGACCGCTCCCGCCCCGGTCGGCGGTCCGACCGGGGCACGGATCGCCGTCGCCCGCGACGCCGCCTTCGGCTTCGTCTACCCGGCGACGGTCGAGCGCCTGCGCGACCGGGCGACGGTCGTCACCTTTTCGCCGCTCGCGGGCGACGACCTGCCCGCCTGCGACGGGGTCTACCTGCCGGGGGGGTACCCGGAGCTCCACGCCGCCGACCTCGAAGCGAGTCCGACGACGGACGCCCTCGCGGCGGCGGCGGCCGAGGGCACCGCCGTCCTCGGGGAGTGCGGGGGGCTCATGGCCCTCGCCGAGTCGCTGACCACGACCGAGGGGGAGCGCCACGCCATGGCCGGCGTCCTGCCCGCCGACGTCCGGATGCACGACCGGTATCAGGCGCTCGATCACGTCGAGTTGCGGGCACGGCGGGACACCCTGACCGCCGCGGCCGGCGACCGGCGGCGCGGCCACGAGTTCCACTACTCCAGCGCGACCGTCGACGACGACGCCCGCTTCGCCTTCGACGTGGTCCGGGGATCCGGCATCGACGACGAGCGGGACGGCCTGGTCGAACACCGGACGCTCGGCACCTACTGTCACCTCCACGCCGAGAGCGGGGCTATCGACGCGTTCGTGGCACGGGCGGTCGAGGACTGA
- a CDS encoding PAS domain-containing protein codes for MSATDTFRLLHVDDDPAVLDLTSSFLDRELGWEVTTLTETSPEAALSRVADDADAGADVDCIISDYDMPAMDGLAFFEAAREHGITTPFILYTGKGSEEIASRALNAGVTGYFQKGGPDQQRRLANRVEQVLDDRRTQAVADRYSTVIEALGYPVYVVDADGRFEFVNESFAELTGYDRETIIGSLPSLIKDDAAVERAESELGGILSADGPDSSQFEVDIVPKEGDPIRCRDHMAALPYDGECFEGSVGILRDVSAERRRRRELDYRTRAMDEAPTGITMTDPSRADNPMIYVNDAFVEMTGYDREAALDRNCRFLQGPDTDSEPVETLNEAIEAGEPATVTLRNYRRDGEPFWNRVSIAPLRDDDGEVARWVGFQEDVTEYRRYRRRLERQNERLERFAGVLSHDLRNPLTVAAGELELAKCATEAGHEHLDAVADAHARIEALIDDLLTLARDTDGDMDREALSLPTMVTRCWSDIETRDATLRVETERTVNAESRRFRRLLTNLLGNAVEHGGDDVVVTVGETDGGFYVADDGPGIPESERDRIFEAGYSTDEGGTGFGLEIVREFVDVHGWTVDVTESADGGARFDVRGVDAT; via the coding sequence ATGAGCGCGACCGACACGTTTCGGCTGTTACACGTCGACGACGATCCGGCGGTGCTGGATCTCACGTCGTCGTTCCTCGATCGAGAGCTCGGCTGGGAGGTCACGACGCTGACCGAAACGTCGCCCGAGGCGGCGCTCTCGCGGGTCGCCGACGACGCCGACGCCGGCGCCGACGTCGACTGTATCATCAGCGATTACGACATGCCCGCGATGGACGGGCTGGCCTTCTTCGAGGCCGCCCGCGAGCACGGGATCACGACGCCCTTTATCCTCTATACGGGCAAGGGGAGCGAGGAGATCGCCAGCCGGGCGCTCAACGCCGGCGTCACCGGCTACTTCCAGAAGGGTGGACCCGACCAGCAGCGCCGCCTCGCCAACCGCGTCGAACAGGTCCTCGACGACCGCCGGACGCAGGCCGTCGCCGACCGCTACTCGACGGTGATCGAGGCCCTCGGCTACCCCGTCTACGTCGTCGACGCGGACGGACGGTTCGAGTTCGTCAACGAGTCCTTCGCGGAGCTGACTGGCTACGATCGGGAGACGATCATCGGCAGTCTACCCTCGCTCATCAAGGACGATGCGGCCGTCGAGCGGGCCGAATCGGAACTCGGGGGGATCCTCTCGGCGGACGGCCCCGACAGCAGTCAGTTCGAGGTCGACATCGTCCCGAAGGAGGGCGACCCGATCCGGTGTCGCGACCACATGGCCGCCCTGCCCTACGACGGCGAGTGTTTCGAGGGGAGCGTCGGCATCCTCCGCGACGTCTCGGCGGAGCGCCGGCGACGCCGCGAACTCGACTACAGGACCCGCGCCATGGACGAGGCGCCGACGGGCATCACGATGACCGACCCCTCGCGGGCGGACAACCCGATGATCTACGTCAACGACGCGTTCGTCGAGATGACGGGCTACGACCGCGAGGCGGCCCTCGACCGCAACTGCCGGTTCCTCCAGGGGCCGGACACCGACTCGGAGCCCGTCGAGACGCTGAACGAGGCCATCGAGGCCGGCGAACCCGCGACGGTCACCCTCCGGAACTACCGGAGGGATGGCGAACCGTTCTGGAACCGGGTGAGCATCGCCCCGCTCCGGGACGACGACGGCGAGGTGGCCCGCTGGGTCGGCTTCCAGGAGGACGTGACCGAGTACCGCCGGTACCGTCGCCGTCTCGAACGGCAGAACGAGCGCCTCGAACGCTTCGCTGGCGTGCTCTCCCACGACCTCCGGAACCCGCTGACGGTGGCGGCGGGGGAACTCGAACTCGCCAAGTGTGCGACCGAGGCCGGCCACGAACACCTCGACGCGGTCGCCGACGCCCACGCCCGGATCGAGGCGCTGATCGACGACCTCCTCACGCTGGCCCGGGACACCGACGGCGACATGGATCGGGAGGCCCTGTCGCTGCCGACGATGGTTACGCGGTGCTGGTCCGACATCGAGACGCGGGACGCGACGCTCCGGGTCGAGACCGAGCGGACCGTCAACGCCGAGTCGCGCCGGTTCCGGCGACTCCTGACGAACCTCCTCGGCAACGCGGTGGAACACGGCGGCGACGACGTCGTCGTCACCGTGGGCGAGACGGACGGCGGCTTCTACGTCGCCGACGACGGCCCCGGAATCCCCGAATCCGAACGGGATCGGATCTTCGAGGCGGGCTACTCCACGGACGAGGGTGGGACGGGTTTCGGCCTCGAAATCGTCCGCGAGTTCGTCGACGTCCACGGGTGGACGGTCGACGTGACCGAGAGCGCCGACGGCGGCGCCCGCTTCGACGTGCGGGGCGTGGACGCCACCTGA
- a CDS encoding sensor histidine kinase, whose product MPPNRRISLALLSGIGAILTGVLLFDVYEDWQVQGNSLASTAVENALPFVLVLGLYYSIHRLRRGSYDDAFVGTVTKWTVAGVLMMGGLTAWVVGIQVVQNEVKPVIIVLQTAVVGTVAGLIVGQRTASVRRERDRTRREKERFQALFENDPSGIVSLRRHGDRLVAESANPSFESLFGSVEGQGLGTALPQLDDGTIRAFRTHTDDHERFTAETTLRTEDGTKHFVVELVPFGVEQVAESRSYAIFQDVTEIRETEAELERTVQQLERSNEQLQQFAYVASHDLQEPLRMVSSYVDLLDSEYGSELDEEADEYIEFAVDGAQRMQAMIDDLLQYSRVHTKGKKFEETDPEAALERVLRDLELLIEERDATVTYGDLPSVVADANQLGQLFQNLIDNAIEHGGDGDDPPTVHVAGEEREDSVVFSVADDGPGIPADQQDRVFELFEQSSRDDEGTGIGLAICRRIVDRHGGDIWIESEEGEGTTFHVEFPTRPPQQSTHSGRME is encoded by the coding sequence ATGCCACCGAACCGACGGATCTCCCTTGCACTGCTGTCCGGGATCGGAGCGATACTGACCGGCGTGTTGCTGTTCGACGTCTACGAGGACTGGCAGGTGCAGGGCAACAGCCTCGCGTCGACGGCCGTCGAGAACGCCCTCCCGTTCGTGCTCGTCCTGGGGTTGTACTACTCGATCCATCGGCTCCGCCGCGGGTCGTACGACGACGCGTTCGTGGGGACCGTGACGAAGTGGACGGTGGCGGGCGTCCTGATGATGGGGGGGTTGACGGCCTGGGTCGTCGGCATCCAGGTCGTGCAAAACGAGGTAAAACCCGTCATCATCGTGTTACAGACGGCGGTGGTCGGCACCGTGGCGGGGCTGATCGTCGGGCAACGGACCGCCAGCGTCCGGCGGGAGCGGGATCGGACCCGACGCGAGAAGGAGCGCTTCCAAGCCCTGTTCGAGAACGATCCTTCGGGGATCGTCTCGCTCCGTCGACACGGCGACCGCCTCGTCGCCGAGTCGGCGAACCCGAGCTTCGAGTCCCTGTTCGGCTCGGTCGAGGGCCAGGGGCTGGGGACGGCGCTCCCGCAACTGGATGACGGGACCATCCGGGCGTTCCGGACGCATACGGACGACCACGAGCGGTTCACGGCGGAGACGACGCTCCGGACCGAGGATGGGACGAAACACTTCGTGGTCGAGCTGGTGCCGTTCGGCGTCGAACAGGTGGCGGAGTCGCGGAGTTACGCCATCTTCCAGGACGTGACCGAGATCAGGGAGACGGAGGCGGAACTCGAACGGACCGTCCAGCAGCTCGAACGCTCCAACGAACAGCTCCAGCAGTTCGCCTACGTCGCCTCCCACGACCTCCAGGAGCCGCTGCGGATGGTCTCCAGCTACGTCGACCTGCTCGACTCGGAGTACGGGAGCGAACTCGACGAGGAGGCCGACGAGTACATCGAGTTCGCGGTCGACGGTGCCCAGCGGATGCAGGCCATGATCGACGACCTCCTGCAGTACTCCCGGGTCCACACGAAAGGCAAGAAGTTCGAGGAGACCGATCCCGAGGCTGCCCTCGAACGGGTGTTGCGGGACCTCGAACTCCTGATCGAGGAACGGGACGCGACCGTCACGTACGGCGACCTGCCGTCTGTCGTCGCCGACGCGAACCAGCTCGGCCAGCTCTTCCAGAACCTGATCGACAACGCCATCGAACACGGCGGCGACGGCGACGACCCGCCGACGGTCCACGTCGCGGGCGAGGAACGCGAGGATTCGGTCGTGTTCTCCGTCGCCGACGACGGTCCGGGCATCCCGGCGGACCAGCAGGACCGCGTGTTCGAACTCTTCGAGCAGTCCAGCCGGGACGACGAGGGGACGGGCATCGGCCTCGCCATCTGTCGACGGATCGTCGACCGCCACGGGGGGGATATCTGGATCGAATCCGAGGAAGGTGAGGGAACGACGTTCCACGTCGAGTTCCCCACGCGCCCGCCCCAACAGTCAACACACAGCGGTCGAATGGAGTGA
- a CDS encoding response regulator — MSEREPVEILLAEDNPGDVKLTRKALEKGRLANNLHVVTDGVETMQFLRGEEPYTDTPRPDLVLLDLNMPRKDGREVLAEVKKSEDLRRIPVVVLTSSEAEEDVIKSYEHHANAYLTKPVDFDGFIDVVGTLEEFWLQVVKLPPE, encoded by the coding sequence ATGTCGGAACGCGAGCCCGTGGAAATCCTCCTGGCGGAGGACAACCCCGGCGACGTCAAGCTGACGCGGAAGGCCCTGGAGAAGGGTCGACTGGCGAACAATCTCCACGTCGTCACCGACGGCGTCGAGACGATGCAGTTCCTCCGGGGCGAGGAGCCGTACACCGACACGCCACGGCCGGATCTCGTCTTGCTCGATTTGAACATGCCCCGGAAGGACGGGAGAGAGGTGCTCGCGGAGGTGAAAAAGAGCGAGGACCTCCGGCGCATTCCGGTGGTCGTCCTGACGAGTTCGGAGGCCGAGGAGGACGTGATCAAATCCTACGAACACCACGCGAACGCCTACCTGACCAAACCCGTCGACTTCGACGGCTTTATCGACGTCGTCGGCACCCTCGAGGAGTTCTGGCTGCAGGTGGTCAAACTTCCGCCCGAGTGA
- a CDS encoding ATP-binding response regulator gives MSSEPANGLDVLLVEDNEGDARLIRHHLRVDTSSVFDPPNLTHVDSLPAAVDRLAESAFDLVLLDLGLADSQGIETLERLKDRIEAEELQSVPVVVLTGLSDDETALRAIEAGAQDYLLKDNLDGALLERAIRYAMERHRQERLLKRQNERLERFASIVSHDLRNPLNVAKGRLSHEMGLREGTDVSTEHVEEAVDALDRMEELVDDLLALARDGRSVDELETVALDTSVRSAWENVPAPASQLRVDVSGTVEADPARLAQLFENLFRNSVEHGSTGNRTESGDSVEHGSTSNRTESGDSVEHGSTSNRTESGDSVEHGSTDTRSEADGVTITVGRVGDGLYVADDGPGIHEDDHDDVFEAGYSTSVDGTGFGLDIVREIAEAHGWTVDVTESADGGARFEITGMGLDG, from the coding sequence ATGTCGAGCGAGCCGGCGAACGGGTTGGACGTCCTCCTCGTCGAGGACAACGAGGGCGACGCACGGCTGATCCGCCACCACCTCCGGGTCGACACCAGCAGCGTCTTCGACCCGCCGAACCTGACACACGTCGACAGCCTCCCCGCGGCCGTCGATCGGCTGGCCGAGTCGGCGTTCGACCTCGTCTTGCTGGATCTCGGCCTCGCCGACAGCCAAGGCATCGAGACGCTAGAACGACTCAAAGACCGTATCGAGGCCGAGGAACTCCAGTCGGTGCCGGTCGTGGTGTTGACCGGCCTCTCCGACGACGAGACGGCGCTCCGGGCCATCGAGGCCGGGGCGCAGGATTACCTCCTCAAGGACAACCTCGACGGCGCCCTGCTCGAACGGGCCATCCGCTACGCGATGGAGCGCCACCGACAGGAGCGCCTGCTGAAACGACAGAACGAGCGCCTCGAACGCTTCGCCAGCATCGTCTCCCACGACCTCCGGAACCCGCTGAACGTCGCGAAGGGACGGCTCTCCCACGAGATGGGACTGCGCGAGGGGACCGACGTCTCGACCGAACACGTCGAGGAGGCGGTCGACGCGCTCGATCGGATGGAGGAACTCGTCGACGACCTGCTGGCGCTCGCCCGCGACGGCCGGTCGGTCGACGAACTGGAGACGGTGGCCCTCGACACGTCCGTTCGATCGGCCTGGGAGAACGTCCCGGCGCCGGCGAGCCAACTTCGCGTGGACGTCTCGGGGACCGTCGAGGCCGACCCCGCGCGACTAGCGCAGCTGTTCGAGAACCTGTTTCGGAACAGCGTCGAACACGGTTCGACGGGCAACCGGACGGAGTCCGGCGACAGCGTCGAACACGGTTCCACGAGCAACCGGACGGAGTCCGGCGACAGCGTCGAACACGGTTCCACGAGCAACCGGACGGAGTCCGGCGACAGCGTGGAACACGGTTCGACGGACACCCGATCGGAGGCCGACGGGGTGACGATCACGGTCGGGCGAGTCGGGGACGGTCTCTACGTCGCCGACGACGGTCCCGGGATCCACGAGGACGACCACGACGACGTCTTCGAGGCGGGCTACTCGACGAGTGTGGACGGGACCGGCTTCGGCCTCGATATCGTCCGCGAGATCGCCGAGGCCCACGGGTGGACGGTCGACGTGACCGAGAGCGCCGACGGCGGCGCCCGCTTCGAGATCACCGGCATGGGACTCGACGGGTAG
- a CDS encoding rubrerythrin-like domain-containing protein yields MTEGSPFECESCNERVSPISYRATCPDCGGTLRRTPVQ; encoded by the coding sequence ATGACGGAAGGGTCGCCGTTCGAGTGTGAGTCGTGTAACGAACGCGTGAGCCCCATCTCCTACCGAGCGACGTGTCCCGACTGTGGCGGCACGTTGCGCCGCACACCGGTACAGTAG
- a CDS encoding tyrosine-type recombinase/integrase — protein sequence MTYHGKTDRTRAAYERVLRDFETFLADERGVGPAAAEHRDCMAWIHRLRGTVAGSTVATYAAYLHRFYAYMTQVGTFDDNPMTLVVEEMDERINTDPTRREISVPEMRTFLADIAHPLDRALVVTMLKTGVRVGELCNLDLRDLSIPETRETLDVSVRPQLDGRGDALFVAADRSVGDVTEGERRTAANKRKRATVIPVDDELRRTLVRWLAVRPDPVSRADPLFVGTGDSWGRRVTPHVVHHVVETHASEHGWHRDGGGAEENVTPHYFRHFFTTHLRDRTGDRGIVKYLRGDVASDVIDTYTHDWGDRVRRTYEGNIYELT from the coding sequence ATGACCTACCACGGGAAGACCGACCGCACGCGTGCGGCCTACGAACGCGTCCTGCGGGACTTCGAGACGTTCCTCGCCGACGAGCGCGGCGTTGGGCCCGCCGCGGCCGAACATCGGGACTGTATGGCGTGGATTCACCGGTTGCGCGGCACCGTCGCGGGGAGTACCGTCGCGACCTACGCGGCCTACCTCCACCGCTTTTATGCTTACATGACGCAGGTAGGGACCTTCGACGACAACCCGATGACCCTCGTCGTCGAGGAGATGGACGAGCGGATCAACACCGACCCGACGCGCCGCGAGATCTCCGTCCCCGAGATGCGGACCTTCCTCGCCGACATCGCCCACCCGCTCGACCGCGCGCTCGTGGTGACGATGCTCAAAACCGGCGTCCGTGTCGGCGAACTCTGTAACCTGGACCTGCGGGATCTCTCGATCCCGGAGACCCGCGAGACACTCGACGTCTCCGTCCGTCCACAACTCGACGGGCGGGGCGACGCGCTGTTCGTCGCCGCCGACCGCTCCGTGGGCGACGTCACCGAGGGCGAACGCCGGACGGCGGCCAACAAACGCAAGCGTGCGACGGTGATCCCCGTCGACGACGAACTCCGCCGGACGCTCGTTCGCTGGCTGGCCGTCCGTCCCGATCCCGTCTCCCGGGCTGACCCCCTGTTCGTGGGCACCGGCGACAGCTGGGGGCGCCGGGTGACCCCACACGTCGTCCACCACGTCGTCGAGACCCACGCGAGCGAACACGGCTGGCACCGCGACGGCGGCGGCGCCGAGGAGAACGTCACCCCTCACTACTTCCGGCACTTCTTCACCACCCACCTCCGGGACCGCACCGGTGACCGGGGCATCGTCAAGTACCTCCGCGGGGACGTCGCCAGCGACGTCATCGACACCTACACCCACGACTGGGGGGACCGCGTCCGTCGGACGTACGAAGGGAACATCTACGAGTTGACGTGA
- a CDS encoding DUF5805 domain-containing protein, producing the protein MGNTDSVAVKTYVPPYQKDRWREHADRLGMSQSEFVRTMVQAGRRDFEVPDLTEREEAGEGGSSGLEPLVKDALDGEDGRSWDELLGAVTEDIEDRLEETLSDLQERNAIQYSGRAGGYRLVEDP; encoded by the coding sequence ATGGGCAACACTGACAGCGTCGCGGTGAAGACGTACGTGCCTCCCTACCAGAAGGATCGCTGGCGCGAACACGCCGACCGGCTGGGGATGAGTCAGAGCGAGTTCGTCCGGACGATGGTCCAAGCCGGACGCCGGGACTTCGAGGTGCCCGACCTGACCGAACGCGAGGAAGCCGGTGAAGGTGGGAGTTCGGGGCTCGAACCCCTGGTGAAAGACGCCCTCGACGGGGAGGACGGCCGTTCGTGGGACGAGCTCCTGGGCGCGGTCACCGAAGACATCGAGGACCGCCTCGAAGAGACGCTCTCGGACCTGCAGGAGCGAAACGCGATCCAGTACAGCGGACGGGCGGGTGGCTACCGTCTGGTGGAGGACCCGTGA
- a CDS encoding SOS response-associated peptidase, giving the protein MCGRYTLFTPAEELADRFDVDVEWEPRYNCAPGQALPVVTSGADRMRTQQWGLIPSWADEASTDLINARAETITRKPSFADAFERRRCLVPADGFYEWVDRSAGKRPYRVAFEDDRPFAMAGIWSRWEPPSRQTGLGEFRTGDVSADPDPVESFAVVTTEPNELVSDLHHRMAVILDREAESTWLHGSVEEAAALLEPCPAAEMETHPVSQRVNDPRNDAPDLIEPAEA; this is encoded by the coding sequence ATGTGTGGGCGGTACACCCTGTTCACGCCGGCGGAAGAACTGGCGGACAGGTTCGACGTGGACGTGGAGTGGGAGCCGCGGTACAACTGCGCTCCGGGGCAGGCCTTGCCGGTCGTGACGTCCGGGGCCGATCGGATGCGGACCCAACAGTGGGGGCTGATCCCCTCGTGGGCCGACGAGGCCTCGACGGATCTGATCAACGCGCGCGCGGAAACCATAACCCGGAAGCCGAGTTTCGCGGACGCGTTCGAACGGCGTCGGTGTCTGGTTCCGGCCGACGGGTTCTACGAGTGGGTGGATCGCTCGGCGGGCAAGCGCCCGTATCGCGTCGCCTTCGAGGACGACCGGCCGTTCGCGATGGCTGGAATCTGGTCACGCTGGGAGCCGCCGTCCCGGCAGACCGGCCTCGGCGAGTTCCGCACGGGCGACGTCTCGGCCGATCCGGACCCGGTGGAGTCCTTCGCCGTCGTAACGACTGAGCCGAACGAACTCGTGAGCGACCTCCACCACCGCATGGCGGTGATCCTGGATCGGGAGGCCGAGTCGACGTGGCTCCACGGATCCGTCGAGGAGGCGGCGGCGCTCCTCGAGCCGTGCCCGGCCGCGGAGATGGAGACCCACCCCGTCTCCCAGCGCGTGAACGATCCGCGGAACGACGCGCCGGACCTGATCGAACCGGCCGAGGCGTAG